From Deinococcus aquaticus, one genomic window encodes:
- a CDS encoding class I SAM-dependent methyltransferase, whose translation MTPTPLRVMIGAGEQRWDGWTPTQQADLNLLEPASFAAYFGDRQADDFLCEHVWEHLSVEEGERAARLVFRYLKPGGLLRVAVPDGNHPDPAYQAVVAVNGPGPAHDHQVLYTLDTLTPVFTQAGFGVQPLEWWDADGTFHHADWDVRDGPVYRSRQLDHRNAAFRAGVGAPGFTSLILDGWKPTGMA comes from the coding sequence GTGACGCCCACGCCACTGCGGGTCATGATCGGCGCCGGAGAGCAGCGCTGGGACGGCTGGACGCCCACGCAGCAGGCCGACCTGAACCTGCTGGAACCTGCCAGTTTTGCCGCGTACTTCGGAGACCGACAGGCCGACGATTTCCTGTGCGAGCACGTCTGGGAGCACCTGAGCGTGGAGGAAGGCGAGCGCGCTGCCCGGCTGGTGTTCCGGTACCTGAAGCCCGGCGGGCTGCTGCGCGTCGCCGTCCCGGACGGGAATCACCCGGACCCGGCGTATCAGGCGGTGGTCGCTGTGAACGGCCCCGGCCCCGCGCACGACCATCAGGTGCTGTACACGCTGGACACCCTGACGCCCGTGTTCACGCAGGCAGGCTTTGGCGTGCAGCCCCTGGAATGGTGGGACGCGGACGGCACCTTCCACCACGCCGACTGGGACGTGCGGGATGGCCCGGTCTACCGTAGCCGCCAGCTGGATCACCGCAACGCCGCGTTCCGGGCGGGTGTGGGCGCGCCGGGGTTTACCAGCCT
- a CDS encoding MmcQ/YjbR family DNA-binding protein, with amino-acid sequence MQSITELRAACAALPHSHETFPFDMTTLVFKVGGADAKMYALTDVQGDPVTVSLKVTPERGEELRAAFPAITPGYHLNKRHWITVTLDGRVPDELLRELIVGSHALVVRGMTRAQRTELNL; translated from the coding sequence ATGCAGTCCATCACGGAACTCCGGGCGGCGTGCGCTGCGCTGCCGCACTCGCACGAGACCTTCCCGTTCGACATGACCACCCTGGTGTTCAAGGTGGGCGGGGCGGACGCGAAGATGTACGCCCTGACCGACGTGCAGGGCGACCCGGTCACGGTGTCGCTGAAGGTCACGCCGGAACGTGGCGAGGAACTGCGCGCCGCGTTCCCGGCGATCACACCCGGCTACCACCTGAACAAACGCCACTGGATCACCGTCACCCTGGACGGCCGCGTACCGGATGAGCTGCTGCGCGAACTGATCGTGGGCAGCCACGCGCTCGTCGTGCGGGGCATGACGCGGGCGCAGCGCACAGAGCTGAATCTGTGA
- a CDS encoding metallophosphoesterase family protein, producing MRSSVPLLLLPLLLSAAPAPVLPAPVSPALPGPVRVAILSDFNGPYGSTSYPPALGRSVAHIVNDWKPDAVLSAGDLIAGQKASLTDAQVRAMWAAFDRDVRGPLNRAGIPFAFTPGNHDASLPRDRREARTYWQAHPPALAFVDRADFPFRSSFTLGGGTVFVATLDASGPVVNAGQRTWLAAQLASAPARAAGIRLVLGHLPLAGVSEGKNRVGEVIRDAGPLRQVMQAGRVLAYISGHHAAYYPGRLGTPGQVASPGQPGGLNVLASGGIGGRDYVGHPGTARSTLTLLTLHPATGRATFQTVDADTGQPIQTDSLPARIVGLGGTMNRVSDFR from the coding sequence GTGCGCTCCTCTGTCCCCCTGCTGCTGCTCCCGCTTCTGCTCTCGGCCGCGCCAGCACCAGTTTTGCCGGCCCCAGTGTCACCAGCCCTGCCCGGCCCCGTGCGCGTGGCGATCCTGAGCGACTTCAACGGGCCGTACGGCAGCACCAGCTACCCGCCCGCGCTGGGCCGCAGCGTGGCGCACATCGTGAACGACTGGAAACCGGACGCGGTCCTTTCGGCCGGTGACCTGATCGCCGGGCAGAAGGCGTCCCTGACGGACGCGCAGGTGCGGGCCATGTGGGCCGCGTTCGACCGGGACGTGCGCGGCCCGCTGAACCGCGCCGGGATTCCGTTCGCGTTCACGCCCGGCAACCACGACGCCTCGCTGCCCCGCGACCGCCGCGAGGCGCGCACGTACTGGCAGGCCCACCCGCCCGCACTGGCCTTCGTGGACCGCGCGGACTTCCCGTTTCGCAGCAGTTTCACGCTGGGCGGCGGGACGGTGTTCGTGGCGACCCTGGACGCCAGCGGTCCCGTCGTGAACGCCGGGCAGCGCACGTGGCTGGCCGCGCAGCTCGCCTCGGCACCCGCCCGCGCCGCCGGAATCCGGCTGGTCCTGGGGCACCTGCCGCTCGCGGGCGTCAGCGAGGGCAAGAACCGCGTGGGCGAGGTCATCCGGGACGCCGGGCCGCTGCGGCAGGTCATGCAGGCCGGGCGCGTGCTGGCGTACATCAGCGGGCATCACGCCGCGTACTACCCCGGACGGCTGGGCACCCCTGGACAGGTGGCCTCTCCCGGACAGCCGGGCGGCCTGAACGTCCTCGCCAGCGGCGGCATCGGCGGGCGCGACTACGTGGGGCACCCGGGCACGGCCCGCAGCACCCTCACCCTGCTGACCCTGCACCCCGCCACTGGCCGCGCCACCTTCCAGACCGTGGACGCAGACACCGGCCAGCCCATTCAGACAGACAGCCTACCCGCTCGGATCGTGGGCCTGGGCGGCACGATGAACCGCGTGAGCGACTTCCGGTAA
- a CDS encoding alpha/beta hydrolase family protein → MKSSHLFLSLALLLTAPAAHAQTTAPQTTSPLPAPLSTSLTVPGDLRPDAPELAARGQYAVGVRTLDLVNPGQLDIVKAKDGVVPTYDRPLTVEVWYPTAGRSGSGLTTYSDVLGSAPDKPFLTRGRANRSAPALKGEAFPLVILSHGYAGSRVLMTYLAENLASKGYVVAAIDHTDSTHGNRAAFASTLLNRALDDNFVISEMARLGAAGSGSPLSGVVNADQTAIVGYSMGGYGALNAAGAGYGPQMAPLIPGTGFAARQAGNYTPDPRIKAVVALAPWGGAAAVKGIGVNFGGKYGFWEDAGLQNLKVPTLFVVGDRDDVSWYEGGVKPLFENAVNTERYMLVYQNALHNVAPNPAPAESFASFGDYMHYAEPAWDSARLNNINQHFVTAFLNLKLKGDQSAADYLNVPVPVSNNAKYSRNADGTPKADDTYWKGFKDRTARGLELYHLMPKQ, encoded by the coding sequence ATGAAATCATCCCATCTGTTCCTGTCCCTTGCCCTGCTGCTGACCGCGCCCGCCGCGCACGCCCAGACCACCGCGCCCCAGACCACCTCGCCCCTGCCCGCGCCGCTCAGCACCTCCCTGACCGTTCCCGGCGACCTGCGCCCCGACGCACCCGAACTCGCCGCGCGCGGCCAGTACGCCGTGGGCGTGCGCACCCTGGACCTCGTCAACCCCGGCCAGCTGGACATCGTGAAAGCCAAGGACGGCGTCGTGCCCACCTACGACCGCCCCCTGACCGTCGAAGTCTGGTACCCCACCGCCGGCCGCAGCGGCAGCGGCCTGACCACCTACAGCGACGTGCTGGGCAGCGCCCCCGACAAACCCTTCCTGACGCGCGGCCGCGCCAACCGCTCCGCCCCCGCCCTCAAGGGAGAAGCCTTCCCGCTCGTGATCCTCTCGCACGGGTACGCCGGCAGCCGCGTCCTGATGACCTACCTCGCGGAGAACCTCGCCAGCAAGGGCTACGTCGTGGCCGCCATCGACCACACCGACAGCACCCACGGCAACCGCGCCGCCTTCGCCAGCACCCTGCTGAACCGCGCGCTGGACGATAACTTCGTGATCAGCGAGATGGCCCGCCTGGGCGCAGCGGGCAGCGGCTCGCCCCTCAGCGGCGTCGTGAACGCCGACCAGACTGCCATCGTCGGGTACTCCATGGGCGGTTACGGCGCCCTGAACGCCGCTGGCGCCGGGTACGGCCCGCAGATGGCCCCCCTGATCCCCGGCACCGGCTTCGCCGCGCGTCAGGCCGGCAACTACACGCCTGACCCGCGCATCAAGGCCGTCGTGGCCCTCGCCCCCTGGGGTGGAGCCGCCGCCGTGAAAGGCATCGGCGTGAACTTCGGCGGCAAGTACGGCTTCTGGGAAGATGCCGGCCTGCAGAACCTCAAGGTGCCCACCCTGTTCGTCGTGGGCGACCGCGACGACGTGTCCTGGTACGAGGGCGGCGTCAAACCCCTGTTCGAGAACGCCGTGAACACCGAACGCTACATGCTGGTGTACCAGAACGCCCTGCACAACGTCGCGCCGAACCCCGCGCCCGCCGAATCCTTCGCCTCCTTCGGTGATTACATGCACTACGCCGAACCCGCCTGGGACAGCGCCCGCCTGAACAACATCAACCAGCACTTCGTGACGGCGTTCCTGAACCTGAAACTCAAGGGCGACCAGAGCGCCGCCGACTACCTGAACGTGCCGGTCCCCGTCTCCAACAACGCGAAGTACAGCCGCAACGCCGACGGCACCCCCAAGGCCGACGACACCTACTGGAAAGGCTTCAAGGACCGCACCGCGCGCGGCCTGGAGCTGTACCACCTGATGCCCAAACAGTAA
- a CDS encoding sulfurtransferase, with protein MEYVKDVLVSTDWVAQNLNTPGVRLIEVDEDILLYDTGHIPGAVKLDWQTDLWHPVERDFITPDKVTALLGSLGIGADDQIILYGDKSNWWASYAYWFLSYSGVKNLKLMNGGRQKWMAEGRETTTDATPVQASEYPALTRDDSLRAYRDEVKAHLKAVQDGKGALVDVRSPDEFSGKVTHMANYPQEGVLRGGHIPGARSIPWAKATNEDGTFKSADELKALYEGEGVTADKEVIAYCRIAERSSHSWFVLRELLGYPNVRNYDGSWTEWGNAVGMPIEKSYSES; from the coding sequence ATGGAATACGTAAAAGACGTACTGGTCAGCACCGACTGGGTCGCCCAGAACCTGAACACCCCCGGCGTCCGCCTGATCGAGGTCGACGAGGACATCCTGCTGTACGACACCGGCCACATCCCTGGCGCCGTGAAACTCGACTGGCAGACCGACCTGTGGCACCCCGTCGAACGTGACTTCATCACGCCCGACAAGGTCACGGCGCTGCTGGGCAGCCTGGGCATCGGGGCCGACGACCAGATCATCCTGTACGGCGACAAGAGCAACTGGTGGGCCAGCTACGCCTACTGGTTCCTGAGCTACAGCGGCGTGAAGAACCTGAAACTCATGAACGGCGGCCGCCAGAAGTGGATGGCCGAGGGCCGCGAGACCACCACCGACGCCACCCCCGTGCAGGCCAGCGAGTACCCCGCCCTGACCCGCGACGACAGCCTCCGCGCCTACCGCGACGAGGTCAAGGCCCACCTGAAAGCCGTGCAGGACGGCAAGGGCGCCCTGGTCGACGTGCGCAGCCCCGACGAGTTCAGCGGCAAGGTCACGCACATGGCCAACTACCCGCAGGAAGGCGTGCTGCGCGGCGGCCACATTCCCGGCGCGCGCTCCATTCCCTGGGCGAAAGCCACCAACGAGGACGGCACCTTCAAGTCCGCCGACGAACTCAAGGCCCTGTACGAGGGTGAGGGCGTCACGGCTGACAAGGAAGTCATCGCGTACTGCCGCATCGCCGAGCGCAGCAGCCACAGCTGGTTCGTGCTGCGCGAACTGCTGGGCTACCCGAACGTGCGCAACTACGACGGCAGCTGGACCGAGTGGGGCAACGCCGTGGGCATGCCCATCGAGAAAAGCTACAGCGAAAGCTGA
- a CDS encoding SufE family protein, producing MSDSAPAPLPEKLQSIVTMFRSAPKALRLQALLEYSKKLPGLPEKYVEHPEFLQPVPECTSPFFLVTERDDAGGVNMYFKVPEEAPTVRGYAGILHEALSGATADEILSVPDQFYMDMGLTELITPMRLRGMGAILMRLKNDVREHAQA from the coding sequence ATGAGCGACAGCGCCCCCGCCCCCCTGCCCGAGAAACTCCAGAGCATCGTCACTATGTTCCGCAGCGCCCCCAAGGCCCTGCGCCTCCAGGCCCTGCTGGAATACAGCAAGAAACTGCCCGGCCTGCCCGAGAAGTACGTCGAGCACCCGGAATTCCTGCAACCCGTCCCGGAATGCACCAGCCCCTTCTTCCTGGTCACCGAGCGCGACGACGCGGGCGGCGTGAACATGTACTTCAAGGTGCCCGAGGAAGCCCCCACCGTGCGCGGCTACGCCGGCATCCTGCACGAGGCCCTCAGCGGCGCCACGGCCGACGAGATCCTCAGTGTCCCCGACCAGTTCTACATGGACATGGGCCTGACCGAACTGATCACCCCCATGCGCCTGCGCGGCATGGGCGCCATCCTGATGCGCCTGAAGAACGACGTGCGCGAACACGCCCAGGCGTAA
- the rdgB gene encoding RdgB/HAM1 family non-canonical purine NTP pyrophosphatase — protein sequence MMVVVATGNSGKVREIEEALGDLGWTLRGLDGLPLPEETGSTYEENAALKACAAAHMLNLPALADDSGIEVEALGGEPGVYSARYGNAENDTERNVFLLERLRGQKNRRAKFVSVIILAYPDGHLETYRGELPGTLLEGPRGENGFGYDPLFVPDGDTRTLAEMTVAEKRAISHRGQALAALRAAHRAGLPEREVSQLG from the coding sequence ATGATGGTGGTCGTGGCGACCGGGAACAGCGGCAAGGTCCGAGAGATCGAGGAGGCGCTGGGTGATCTCGGCTGGACACTGCGCGGCCTGGACGGCCTGCCGCTGCCCGAGGAGACCGGCTCGACCTACGAGGAGAACGCCGCCCTGAAAGCCTGCGCCGCCGCGCACATGCTGAACCTGCCGGCCCTGGCCGACGACAGCGGCATCGAGGTCGAGGCGCTCGGCGGGGAGCCCGGCGTGTACAGCGCCCGCTACGGCAACGCCGAGAACGACACGGAACGCAACGTGTTCCTGCTCGAGCGCCTGCGCGGGCAGAAGAACCGCCGCGCGAAATTCGTGTCCGTGATCATCCTGGCGTACCCGGACGGGCACCTCGAGACGTACCGGGGCGAACTGCCCGGCACGCTCCTCGAAGGGCCGCGCGGCGAGAACGGCTTCGGGTACGACCCGCTGTTCGTCCCGGACGGCGACACCCGCACCCTGGCCGAGATGACCGTCGCCGAGAAACGCGCCATCAGCCACCGTGGGCAGGCGCTCGCGGCGCTGCGGGCCGCGCACCGCGCCGGACTGCCGGAACGGGAAGTCAGTCAGCTCGGCTGA
- a CDS encoding D-alanyl-D-alanine carboxypeptidase/D-alanyl-D-alanine-endopeptidase, with protein MRRLLLLSLLLLPGGAAVAPAPLPASAGAFHLTREPGLSAGVQAALADLPRGVRVGILLREVGGGPVLEAQEPDGAFIPASTTKLVTAASVLHGVGGAGGAWTAQLTVPAAQVGAGGVQARVKAVTLRGSGDPTLSVSGGGYSLRSLARQAYARGLREVGEVRLDETLDTASFASLIVGVPLTGLRLEGWRDEPPPGAAQAHARLGAALTAELRRAGVQVASDTPGRAAPFTPYLPPTPPAGAGEKPAEPEVFVPVARRPEQGVAVVRSESPQAVLARTLRPSDNLLAESLLATLAHPPGGNGTLRGALARERAFLRQIGVDLSGLKLADGSGLSRDSRLSPRALGTLLTVMHDLPYPTPAAQAAALRAAQPARLLPAALYRSRGNAFIEALPQAGTGENVPAHDGRGGTLALRMRGLNLDVRAKTGTLPGVSALAGYVTGRSGRTLAFAVLMNGPEDTPILTLRAVQDRVVQAMAQAH; from the coding sequence ATGCGCCGTCTTCTGCTGCTCTCGCTGCTTCTGCTGCCCGGCGGCGCGGCCGTGGCCCCGGCGCCCCTCCCGGCCTCTGCGGGCGCCTTTCACCTGACGCGCGAACCGGGCCTGAGTGCAGGCGTGCAGGCGGCCCTGGCGGACCTGCCGCGCGGCGTGCGCGTGGGCATCCTGCTGCGCGAGGTGGGGGGCGGCCCGGTCCTGGAAGCGCAGGAGCCGGACGGGGCGTTCATTCCGGCCAGCACGACCAAACTGGTCACGGCCGCCTCGGTCCTGCACGGCGTGGGCGGCGCGGGGGGCGCGTGGACGGCGCAGCTGACCGTCCCGGCCGCGCAGGTGGGCGCGGGCGGCGTGCAGGCGCGCGTGAAGGCCGTGACCCTGCGCGGCAGCGGCGACCCCACCCTCAGCGTGAGCGGCGGCGGGTACAGCCTGCGCTCGCTGGCGCGGCAGGCGTACGCACGCGGGCTGCGCGAGGTGGGCGAGGTCCGGCTGGACGAGACCCTGGACACCGCGAGTTTCGCCTCGCTGATCGTCGGGGTGCCCCTGACCGGTCTGCGACTGGAGGGCTGGCGTGACGAGCCGCCGCCGGGCGCCGCGCAGGCCCACGCGCGGCTGGGCGCGGCTCTGACCGCCGAACTGCGCCGGGCGGGCGTGCAGGTGGCCTCTGACACGCCGGGGCGGGCCGCGCCGTTCACCCCGTACCTGCCGCCCACCCCTCCGGCCGGGGCGGGGGAGAAGCCCGCCGAACCGGAGGTGTTCGTGCCGGTCGCCCGGCGGCCCGAGCAGGGCGTGGCCGTGGTGCGCAGCGAGTCGCCGCAGGCCGTGCTGGCCCGCACTTTGCGGCCCAGTGACAACCTGCTGGCCGAGAGTCTGCTGGCCACACTGGCGCATCCGCCCGGCGGGAACGGCACCCTGCGCGGCGCACTGGCCCGCGAACGGGCGTTCCTGCGGCAGATCGGCGTGGACCTGAGCGGCCTGAAACTCGCCGACGGCAGCGGCCTGAGCCGCGACTCCCGCCTGAGCCCCCGCGCGCTGGGCACCCTGCTGACCGTCATGCACGACCTGCCGTACCCCACGCCCGCCGCGCAGGCCGCCGCCCTGAGGGCCGCTCAGCCCGCGCGGCTGCTGCCCGCCGCGCTGTACCGCAGCCGGGGCAACGCGTTCATCGAGGCGCTCCCGCAGGCCGGGACGGGCGAAAACGTACCCGCCCACGACGGGCGCGGCGGCACGCTGGCCCTGCGGATGCGCGGCCTGAACCTCGACGTGCGTGCCAAGACCGGTACGCTGCCCGGCGTGAGTGCCCTGGCCGGGTACGTGACGGGCCGCAGCGGCCGCACCCTGGCCTTCGCCGTCCTGATGAACGGCCCCGAGGACACGCCCATCCTCACCCTGCGGGCCGTGCAGGACCGCGTGGTGCAGGCCATGGCGCAGGCTCACTGA
- a CDS encoding 4Fe-4S binding protein — MLQGVLARLDDSGNHVPRFTPPRCLLERQAVGGCDACHATCPHDAINVGMVGASIQIDADLCTGCGLCVQVCPTGALEYNLLPALQSVKDQQSQPGAPAQDASLTCSQSGAGGPSLPCLGRVTPALLSAAGAWNTPLTLIHGACDTCAVGAPDVPARLERVLEETQRLRAPTGRPAPVTVRAVTPEDAGRALKVSRRGAFGAMFRAAGQQVAQSLPESPLPFVDWSVPEDRTPQEWQWRARTLKPAPPEGVGLYWPAPLIDDTCIDCPVCTNVCPTDAITRDLQPDGGVRLLLNLTACTGCMACLHSCPPQAIHAQDQWLPAAFQAPILLRESDSVM, encoded by the coding sequence ATGCTGCAAGGTGTTCTGGCCCGCCTGGATGACTCCGGGAATCACGTTCCGAGGTTCACGCCGCCCCGCTGCCTGCTGGAACGGCAGGCGGTCGGCGGGTGTGACGCCTGCCACGCCACCTGCCCGCACGACGCCATCAACGTCGGCATGGTCGGGGCCAGCATTCAGATCGACGCGGACCTGTGCACCGGCTGTGGCCTGTGCGTGCAGGTCTGCCCGACCGGCGCGCTGGAGTACAACCTGCTGCCCGCCCTGCAGAGCGTGAAAGACCAGCAGTCCCAGCCGGGCGCTCCGGCGCAGGACGCCAGCCTGACCTGCTCGCAGAGCGGCGCGGGCGGCCCCAGTCTGCCCTGCCTGGGCCGCGTGACACCCGCGCTGCTGTCGGCGGCCGGCGCGTGGAACACCCCGCTGACCCTGATTCACGGGGCCTGCGACACCTGCGCGGTCGGCGCGCCCGACGTGCCCGCCCGCCTGGAGCGTGTGCTGGAAGAAACGCAGCGTCTGCGCGCCCCGACCGGCCGCCCCGCGCCGGTCACGGTCCGTGCGGTCACGCCGGAAGACGCTGGCCGCGCCCTGAAAGTCTCGCGGCGCGGCGCGTTTGGCGCGATGTTCCGCGCGGCCGGGCAGCAGGTCGCGCAGAGCCTCCCGGAAAGCCCGCTGCCGTTCGTGGACTGGAGCGTGCCCGAGGACCGCACCCCGCAGGAATGGCAGTGGCGCGCCCGCACCCTGAAACCCGCGCCACCCGAGGGAGTGGGCCTGTACTGGCCTGCCCCGCTGATCGACGACACCTGCATCGACTGCCCCGTGTGCACGAACGTGTGCCCCACCGACGCCATCACCCGCGACCTGCAACCCGACGGCGGCGTGCGCCTGCTGCTGAACCTCACGGCCTGCACGGGCTGCATGGCCTGCCTGCACTCCTGCCCGCCCCAGGCGATTCACGCGCAGGACCAGTGGCTGCCCGCCGCGTTCCAGGCGCCCATCCTGCTGCGTGAAAGTGACAGCGTGATGTGA
- a CDS encoding alpha/beta fold hydrolase: MTRARWSWAALPLLALGVAVTSRHARRLPRRIPPPGPVLPLPDGPTHTLLSGPPTAPPLLLIHGSDGVTLDWPLCPLWPLLDGAYLIAPDRPGHGYTPARPGTPVTLELNVRRLTQLLDYLNVPQVTVLGHSYGAAVALALAARHPERVSALVLIAPLSHPARGLTRPLAFVPLVPGLEALLTRALLLPVGRIVARIEGRRAFHPYPVPPLWHTLMLAFSRRRAQVHALAGENRTLSRELAALQPHYPALTVPVTVLAGRQDRLSPPAQHADLLTPLLPNAAQLDLPGGGHQLHWTHPHEVASAVRAALGVASRASGPPGA, translated from the coding sequence GTGACGCGCGCCCGCTGGTCCTGGGCGGCGCTGCCGCTGCTGGCGCTGGGCGTGGCGGTCACGTCCCGGCACGCCCGCCGCCTGCCGCGCCGCATTCCGCCGCCCGGCCCGGTCCTGCCCCTCCCGGACGGCCCCACCCACACGCTGCTGAGCGGCCCCCCGACTGCGCCGCCCCTGCTGCTGATCCACGGCAGCGACGGCGTCACCCTGGACTGGCCGCTGTGCCCGCTGTGGCCGCTGCTGGACGGCGCGTACCTGATCGCCCCGGACCGCCCCGGTCACGGGTACACGCCCGCGCGGCCCGGCACGCCCGTCACGCTGGAGTTGAACGTGCGCCGCCTGACGCAACTGCTCGACTACCTGAACGTCCCGCAGGTGACGGTGCTGGGGCACTCGTACGGCGCGGCGGTCGCGCTGGCCCTGGCCGCCCGGCACCCCGAGCGGGTCTCGGCGCTGGTGCTGATTGCGCCGCTGTCGCACCCGGCGCGCGGCCTGACCCGCCCGCTGGCGTTCGTGCCGCTTGTGCCGGGCCTGGAGGCCCTGCTGACCCGCGCGCTGCTGCTGCCGGTCGGGCGGATCGTGGCGCGCATCGAGGGCCGCCGCGCCTTCCACCCGTACCCGGTCCCGCCGCTGTGGCATACGCTGATGCTGGCCTTCTCGCGCCGCCGCGCGCAGGTGCACGCCCTGGCCGGCGAGAACCGCACCCTGAGCCGGGAGCTCGCGGCCCTGCAACCCCACTACCCGGCGCTGACGGTGCCCGTCACGGTGCTGGCGGGGCGGCAGGACCGGCTGTCGCCGCCCGCGCAGCACGCCGACCTCCTGACGCCCCTGCTGCCGAACGCGGCGCAGCTCGACCTGCCCGGCGGCGGCCACCAGCTGCACTGGACCCACCCGCACGAGGTGGCCAGCGCCGTGCGCGCCGCACTTGGCGTGGCCTCACGGGCTTCCGGGCCGCCGGGCGCGTAG
- a CDS encoding YbaN family protein, translating into MTRPPSRFRSLWVALGFVLCAFGLLGLILPAFPGTVWFILAAAAFSRGDPRWEAWLLSRPVVGPLVADYRAGRGMPLRAKWIACASIALAVGLSVPRIPVLAGQVAWVLVGLAGVLFITLRVPTRRDTP; encoded by the coding sequence ATGACCCGCCCCCCCTCCCGCTTCCGGTCGCTGTGGGTGGCGCTGGGGTTCGTGCTGTGCGCCTTCGGGCTGCTGGGCCTGATCCTGCCGGCGTTTCCCGGCACCGTGTGGTTCATCCTGGCGGCCGCCGCCTTCTCACGCGGCGACCCTCGCTGGGAGGCGTGGCTGCTGTCGCGCCCGGTGGTGGGGCCGCTGGTCGCGGATTACCGGGCCGGGCGGGGCATGCCGCTGCGCGCCAAGTGGATCGCCTGCGCCTCCATCGCGCTGGCCGTGGGCCTGAGCGTGCCGCGCATCCCGGTGCTGGCCGGGCAGGTCGCGTGGGTACTGGTGGGGCTGGCCGGGGTGCTGTTCATCACGCTGCGCGTTCCCACCCGGCGGGACACGCCGTGA
- the rraA gene encoding ribonuclease E activity regulator RraA, translated as MTHDLPEQDLPLTDLPTTDLSDLYPDAPVFAPVFQEFGGRPRFTGRAVTLRVHENNPLVREVLGTPGEGRVLVVDGGGSLNCALLGGQLGELAEQGGWAGVIVNGCVRDTTELRGLNVGIRALAVHPRRSGKATTGERDVPVTFAGVTVRPGDLISADEDGILILPPHAHDPA; from the coding sequence ATGACCCACGACCTGCCGGAACAGGACCTGCCGCTGACCGACCTGCCCACCACCGACCTGAGCGACCTGTACCCGGACGCGCCGGTGTTCGCGCCGGTCTTTCAGGAGTTCGGGGGTCGCCCGCGCTTCACAGGGCGGGCCGTCACGCTGCGCGTTCACGAGAACAACCCGCTGGTGCGCGAGGTGCTGGGCACGCCCGGCGAGGGCCGCGTGCTGGTCGTGGACGGCGGCGGCAGCCTGAACTGCGCGCTGCTGGGCGGGCAACTGGGCGAACTGGCCGAGCAGGGGGGCTGGGCGGGCGTGATCGTGAACGGCTGCGTGCGCGACACCACCGAACTGCGCGGCCTGAACGTCGGAATTCGCGCGCTGGCCGTGCACCCACGCCGCAGCGGCAAGGCGACGACCGGCGAGCGCGACGTGCCCGTCACCTTCGCCGGGGTGACCGTACGCCCCGGCGACCTGATCAGTGCCGACGAGGACGGCATCCTGATCCTACCGCCCCACGCGCACGATCCGGCCTGA